One genomic segment of Deltaproteobacteria bacterium GWC2_65_14 includes these proteins:
- a CDS encoding UDP-3-O-[3-hydroxymyristoyl] N-acetylglucosamine deacetylase, with product MRQFQHTISRPVEFSGVGLHSGVPSAARILPAAPGTGILFRRTDVGAEIPASVENVAETAYATVLSSDGVRIATVEHFMAALFGMEIDNAVVEVNAPELPILDGSGLAIAKGIASAGSAAQPARRRYLRIFENDRIRRNGSMITMAPSVDLEILVTVDFPGTAIGRQWAKYTQTPENFLREIAPARTFVLREQIEALRSVGLARGGSLDNAIVVDGADVHNTEGLRFPDEFARHKLLDFLGDIALLGRSLRGSFVAVRPGHTVNHDLTEYLAAAGSSGFDERRVAAGESPEAIPVTA from the coding sequence ATGAGGCAATTCCAGCATACGATTTCACGGCCGGTCGAGTTTTCCGGGGTGGGGCTCCACTCCGGCGTTCCCTCGGCGGCCCGGATCCTCCCGGCGGCGCCCGGTACCGGAATCCTGTTCCGCCGAACCGATGTCGGGGCGGAAATCCCCGCCTCGGTCGAGAACGTGGCGGAGACCGCCTATGCGACCGTGCTCTCCAGCGACGGGGTGAGGATTGCGACCGTCGAGCATTTCATGGCCGCCCTGTTCGGCATGGAGATCGACAACGCGGTGGTCGAGGTGAACGCTCCCGAGCTGCCGATCCTGGACGGGAGCGGGCTGGCGATCGCGAAGGGGATCGCCTCCGCGGGATCCGCCGCGCAGCCCGCCCGGAGAAGGTACCTCCGGATCTTCGAGAACGACCGGATCCGCCGGAACGGATCGATGATCACCATGGCACCCTCCGTGGATCTGGAGATCCTGGTCACGGTCGATTTCCCCGGAACTGCGATCGGGCGGCAGTGGGCGAAGTACACCCAGACCCCGGAGAACTTCCTCCGGGAGATCGCCCCGGCCCGAACGTTCGTGCTGCGGGAGCAGATCGAGGCGCTCCGATCGGTTGGACTTGCACGCGGCGGTTCGCTCGACAACGCCATCGTGGTCGACGGAGCCGACGTGCACAATACGGAAGGGCTGCGGTTCCCGGACGAGTTCGCCCGGCACAAGCTGCTTGATTTCCTCGGGGACATCGCGCTGCTGGGGCGGTCGCTGCGGGGCTCTTTCGTCGCGGTCCGGCCGGGGCACACGGTGAACCACGATCTGACGGAATACCTGGCGGCCGCCGGATCTTCCGGTTTCGACGAGAGACGCGTTGCCGCGGGGGAATCCCCCGAAGCCATACCGGTAACTGCCTGA